In one window of Paraflavitalea soli DNA:
- a CDS encoding SMP-30/gluconolactonase/LRE family protein translates to MKKRCLFFLGVLCSSGYYSCMKQAVHSPDADLLTEANARYRPADCDCITEEGSTIYDPTCLVSPQAHGKLDTIKKGFSFTEGPAVDKRGNVFFTDQPNDKIYRWDAGTGNITLFLQGTGRSNGMAFDKQGNLIACADMHGELWSIDRQGHHKVLAKNYNGKLLNGPNDVWINPVTGGMYITDPIFPRDYWDNNDPRKQGWPPTHSEQAATGKGGYVYYLAPGSKHLVRVVTEGMGWDADGWPNGIVGTPDGKKLYVNKWKDDNLGGTWVFDIKPNGTLTNMKKFIDMGGDGMSMDERGNIYISNSLGVTAFDKKGKRIFNVPTNGATNNVFAGQNNKLLFITGAVDRVTSLKMNVEGVEKFPLNR, encoded by the coding sequence ATGAAAAAAAGATGCCTTTTTTTCCTGGGAGTGTTATGCTCATCAGGGTATTATTCCTGCATGAAACAGGCCGTTCATTCCCCGGATGCGGACCTGCTTACAGAAGCGAATGCACGCTACAGACCTGCCGACTGTGATTGTATTACCGAAGAAGGGAGCACTATCTACGACCCCACCTGCCTTGTTTCTCCCCAGGCACATGGAAAATTAGACACTATTAAAAAGGGATTTAGCTTCACCGAAGGCCCTGCCGTTGATAAACGGGGCAATGTATTCTTTACTGATCAGCCCAATGACAAGATCTACAGATGGGATGCCGGCACCGGCAATATCACCTTATTCTTACAGGGTACGGGCCGTTCAAACGGCATGGCTTTCGACAAACAGGGCAACCTCATCGCCTGTGCAGATATGCATGGCGAATTATGGAGCATCGACAGGCAGGGTCATCATAAGGTGCTGGCAAAAAACTACAACGGGAAGTTATTGAACGGCCCCAATGATGTATGGATCAATCCCGTCACAGGTGGTATGTACATCACCGACCCGATATTTCCCCGCGACTATTGGGATAATAATGATCCCCGCAAACAAGGCTGGCCGCCCACGCATTCCGAACAGGCTGCCACAGGTAAAGGCGGCTATGTGTATTACCTGGCGCCCGGCAGCAAGCACCTGGTGCGGGTAGTCACCGAAGGCATGGGATGGGACGCTGACGGATGGCCCAATGGCATTGTGGGAACGCCCGATGGGAAAAAGCTGTATGTAAACAAATGGAAGGATGACAACCTGGGCGGCACCTGGGTATTTGACATTAAGCCCAATGGAACACTTACCAATATGAAGAAGTTTATCGATATGGGCGGCGATGGTATGTCCATGGATGAGCGGGGCAATATCTATATCAGCAACAGCCTGGGTGTAACCGCCTTTGACAAAAAGGGCAAACGCATTTTCAACGTTCCTACCAACGGAGCAACCAACAACGTATTTGCAGGTCAGAATAATAAATTGTTATTCATTACCGGAGCGGTAGACAGGGTAACTTCCTTAAAGATGAATGTAGAAGGAGTAGAAAAGTTTCCGTTGAACCGGTAA
- a CDS encoding RteC domain-containing protein → MGTEITILSRHYNALLERLEEIEKEEGELNTRLAQCSQLCLDSLRQLRKLITTEGFPDRDTEIYFFKHIKPAIAGRHHYYKRVLLLHLGELKGCWSKERERLSQELELLVKVLNQPQPIWQYYRSGTTALDAVYFLREYYDWLRMSSSADYYEDFCTSGDGPLAELISMELLIKHIDMLLYPPVKQQDQGNKNITNPQLTCTATPTNIVELGYALYACGFFSHGKASIKEVMNFLSDALKVDLHKYYDTFIQIKERKTSSSKYLDELRAALLRYIDQSEE, encoded by the coding sequence ATGGGCACCGAAATAACCATACTCAGCCGTCATTACAACGCCTTATTGGAACGTTTGGAGGAAATAGAAAAGGAGGAAGGCGAACTGAACACCCGATTGGCCCAATGCAGCCAGCTTTGTCTTGACAGTCTTCGTCAACTCAGAAAATTGATCACCACAGAAGGTTTCCCCGATCGCGATACAGAGATCTATTTCTTCAAACACATCAAACCAGCCATTGCCGGCCGGCATCACTACTATAAACGGGTGCTGCTATTGCACCTGGGGGAACTAAAAGGTTGCTGGTCCAAAGAAAGGGAGCGGTTGTCGCAGGAACTGGAACTGCTGGTGAAAGTTTTGAATCAACCGCAACCCATATGGCAATATTACCGGTCAGGCACCACGGCCCTCGACGCTGTTTACTTCCTGCGGGAATACTATGATTGGTTGCGCATGTCCTCGTCAGCCGATTACTATGAAGACTTTTGCACCTCTGGTGATGGGCCACTGGCCGAACTGATATCGATGGAATTATTGATAAAGCATATTGACATGTTACTTTATCCACCTGTTAAGCAACAAGACCAGGGAAACAAGAACATCACCAACCCGCAATTAACCTGCACCGCCACACCCACTAATATTGTGGAGCTGGGGTATGCCTTGTATGCCTGCGGTTTTTTTAGCCACGGCAAGGCTTCCATAAAAGAAGTAATGAACTTCCTGTCCGATGCATTAAAGGTAGATCTCCATAAATATTATGATACTTTTATTCAGATAAAAGAACGCAAGACCAGTTCCTCCAAATACCTCGATGAGTTAAGAGCTGCTTTGCTCAGGTATATTGATCAATCTGAAGAATAA
- a CDS encoding RNA polymerase sigma factor, with protein sequence MPRNHHAPSGRNAARIHPVTLKILKQHYEACRDYLYAFVVQLVKNEEVAKDIVSEAFLAYLSNPHDLYSADELRALLYVICRNKAMNYLKYGSGFKPRRELNVTDPHILQQYPEMDDQLLRDELTGEGLERVRKAVKLLPIQPRTVIELMLFDELNTKEVGHRMGLPNMHVRAIKSKGLAWLRRYFNGLYLSSLYIPWEYWC encoded by the coding sequence ATGCCCAGGAATCATCATGCTCCGTCCGGCAGGAATGCCGCCAGGATCCACCCTGTCACCTTAAAAATACTGAAGCAGCATTATGAGGCATGCAGGGATTACCTGTATGCCTTTGTCGTCCAGCTGGTAAAAAATGAAGAGGTGGCCAAAGACATTGTCAGTGAGGCGTTTCTGGCCTACCTGTCCAACCCACACGATCTTTACTCGGCCGATGAATTAAGGGCCCTGCTCTATGTGATCTGCCGCAACAAGGCCATGAACTACCTCAAGTATGGCAGCGGATTCAAACCACGGCGGGAGTTGAATGTGACAGACCCCCATATACTGCAGCAATACCCGGAGATGGACGATCAGCTGTTGCGCGATGAATTGACCGGGGAAGGACTTGAACGGGTACGTAAAGCGGTTAAGCTCCTGCCTATCCAGCCACGTACGGTGATTGAACTGATGTTGTTTGATGAATTAAATACCAAAGAAGTGGGGCATCGAATGGGTCTGCCCAATATGCATGTAAGGGCCATTAAATCCAAAGGGCTGGCCTGGCTGCGGCGTTATTTCAATGGTTTATACCTCTCATCACTGTATATACCATGGGAATACTGGTGTTAA
- a CDS encoding AAA family ATPase → MADNKIVGRKEEQKILQSRLNTPEAELIALYGRRRVGKTYLIRTYYKEFIAFEFTGAQQASYKSQLENFRLALQSATKSNMPLANPATWLEAFSMLTTYMLNLPADKPAVFFFDEFPWIETPRSGFLKVFDHWWNTQASRLSHVKVVICGSAASWMIDKILNDKGGLHNRVTQTIRLMPFNLGETEAYLQSRGVVLEKYGLLQLYMAMGGIPHYLRNINAGESPAQIIDRLFFTKDGLLKNEFKNLYAALFTNAEQHEQVIRILAIKPGGLTRNEIIKACGFTTGGSTSNILNELQESGFITAYIPFQKNKNESIYKLSDEYSLFYLKFVEHSRDAGAGAWLRQYSTSAYTIWSGSAFETVCLKHELQIRRALGIEGVLTNACTWRHKAGKGKHGAQIDLLLDRQDHCINICEMKFSNALFVIEKKYAQELDRKIEVFRGETKTRSNLFLTMVTTYGTKVNEHYLGRVQAEVKMEDLFG, encoded by the coding sequence TTGGCTGACAATAAAATAGTAGGACGAAAGGAAGAACAGAAAATTCTGCAATCCCGATTAAACACTCCTGAAGCCGAATTAATCGCACTTTACGGCCGCCGGCGGGTTGGCAAGACCTATTTGATCCGTACTTATTATAAGGAATTCATCGCGTTTGAATTTACGGGCGCTCAACAAGCCAGTTACAAAAGTCAATTAGAAAATTTTAGGCTTGCCCTGCAAAGTGCCACAAAAAGTAATATGCCATTGGCCAACCCGGCTACCTGGTTAGAAGCTTTTAGCATGCTGACGACTTATATGCTGAATTTGCCGGCAGACAAACCTGCTGTATTTTTCTTTGACGAATTTCCATGGATAGAAACACCCAGATCCGGCTTTCTAAAGGTTTTTGATCATTGGTGGAATACACAGGCATCCAGATTGTCGCATGTAAAAGTGGTCATATGTGGATCAGCAGCTTCCTGGATGATAGATAAAATACTGAACGATAAGGGTGGGTTACACAATCGTGTTACGCAAACCATCAGGCTGATGCCGTTCAATCTTGGTGAAACTGAAGCGTATCTCCAGAGTCGGGGAGTGGTGTTGGAAAAGTACGGATTATTGCAACTTTATATGGCGATGGGCGGTATTCCCCATTACTTAAGAAATATAAATGCTGGTGAAAGTCCTGCTCAAATAATTGACCGCCTCTTTTTTACTAAAGATGGATTGTTGAAAAATGAGTTCAAAAACTTATATGCGGCGCTTTTTACCAATGCGGAACAGCATGAGCAGGTAATCCGGATTTTAGCGATCAAACCAGGCGGCCTGACAAGAAATGAAATCATTAAAGCGTGCGGGTTTACAACAGGTGGATCGACCAGCAATATTCTGAACGAATTACAGGAGTCTGGTTTTATTACTGCTTATATACCCTTTCAAAAGAATAAAAATGAAAGCATTTACAAGCTTTCAGATGAGTATTCTCTTTTTTACTTAAAATTTGTTGAACATTCACGGGATGCAGGTGCCGGCGCCTGGTTAAGGCAATACAGCACCTCAGCCTATACCATTTGGAGTGGATCTGCCTTTGAAACCGTATGTTTAAAACACGAACTTCAGATAAGACGGGCGCTGGGCATTGAAGGTGTTTTGACCAATGCGTGTACCTGGCGGCATAAGGCCGGCAAAGGTAAGCATGGAGCACAAATAGATCTTTTGCTTGACAGACAAGATCATTGTATCAACATTTGCGAGATGAAATTTTCCAATGCCTTATTTGTCATTGAAAAAAAATATGCACAGGAATTGGATCGAAAAATAGAAGTGTTCCGGGGCGAAACAAAGACCCGGAGTAATCTATTTTTGACAATGGTAACCACCTACGGGACAAAGGTAAATGAGCATTATCTCGGGCGGGTTCAGGCTGAGGTTAAGATGGAAGATCTATTTGGATAA
- a CDS encoding ABC transporter permease, giving the protein MITTWFKIAWRTLTRHKIYSLINVLGLTLGICACLVIWLITQYEFSFDKFHPDSDRIYRITTAQQFVKGESPSLTPAVIPPLAEAVRTGIPGLATVAPYHILADATVNVPVKDAVSAAFPSQPVVAGPAYFSILPPVWLAGDARTALSAPFKVVLSETKARQYFGPLSPDQVLGRELVYNDSLHVQVAGIIKDWKGHTDFPFTEFISLSTADHGFLQRSLHLDQLQWKGVPFSSRVLLKLAKDVKREDVDAALTALFNARWGTGTMTVALQPLNRVHFTDYGNGTQMRTAHLPTLYALISIALFILILAVINYVNLATAQSLTRDKEVGIRKVLGSSRTSIVIQFLCETLVLTLLSVLLAALLVKPVLGLFQRFIPAAVSFDPFAVNTWLFLAGIALLTTLLAGLYPARFLSSYLPVITLKGAGAVRGSEKWWLRKGLIVFQFTISLLFIIGTLVIGRQIRFMLTKDLGFKSDAVVLFSTNESRDSLNRVKLLEEQIRQLPGVAGAARENMPPMGLDRGVFTIQYKALGEDKIPVAAVKADEHFIPFYQIRLLAGRNLLPSDTLKELVINESLARLLGFKKPAQALGQSLYTWNKFVPIVGVVADFHQASLHEPVKPMVIAAIACTDMAVRLDTKNMPAAHTRAILARIERRWKEFYPNTPFEYEFLDESLAQLYEKEQTTAWLMNIATGITIFISCIGLLGLTMFTAERRTREIGIRKVLGASVPDIVALLGKDFILLVIIALVIASPIAWLFMQQWLQDFAYRIPVGWDIFLVAGMAILGITFLTIGFQSLKAALANPVKSLRTE; this is encoded by the coding sequence ATGATCACAACCTGGTTCAAAATTGCCTGGCGCACACTCACCCGCCATAAAATATATTCCCTGATCAATGTACTCGGTCTCACGCTGGGCATCTGCGCCTGCCTGGTGATCTGGCTGATCACGCAATACGAATTCAGCTTTGATAAGTTCCATCCGGATAGCGACCGCATTTACCGGATCACCACGGCCCAGCAATTCGTCAAAGGCGAATCCCCCAGCCTGACGCCTGCAGTGATCCCGCCGTTGGCTGAAGCCGTACGCACGGGCATTCCGGGCCTGGCTACGGTAGCTCCTTATCATATTTTAGCTGATGCAACGGTCAACGTGCCGGTAAAAGACGCTGTTAGCGCTGCCTTCCCTTCCCAGCCTGTAGTGGCTGGCCCGGCGTATTTTAGTATCCTGCCGCCTGTATGGCTGGCCGGAGATGCGCGGACCGCCTTGTCAGCTCCCTTTAAAGTGGTGTTATCGGAAACAAAAGCGCGCCAATATTTTGGCCCTTTATCGCCCGACCAGGTGCTTGGCCGGGAACTGGTATACAATGATTCCCTGCATGTGCAGGTGGCTGGCATCATAAAAGATTGGAAGGGCCATACGGATTTCCCTTTTACTGAATTTATTTCTCTCTCAACAGCCGACCATGGATTCCTGCAGCGAAGCCTGCACCTGGACCAGCTGCAATGGAAAGGAGTACCCTTTTCATCGCGGGTACTGTTGAAACTGGCAAAGGACGTGAAACGGGAAGATGTCGACGCGGCGTTAACAGCCCTGTTCAATGCCAGGTGGGGCACAGGCACCATGACGGTGGCCCTGCAACCGCTCAACCGGGTACATTTCACAGACTATGGCAATGGCACCCAAATGCGTACAGCCCACCTGCCCACTTTATACGCACTCATCAGTATCGCCTTGTTCATTCTTATACTGGCGGTGATCAACTATGTCAATTTAGCCACGGCCCAATCGCTTACGCGCGATAAGGAAGTAGGCATACGCAAAGTATTGGGCAGCAGCCGTACCAGCATCGTAATACAGTTCTTATGCGAGACCCTGGTGCTGACCCTGCTGTCAGTCCTCTTAGCCGCCTTATTGGTAAAGCCCGTATTGGGCCTCTTCCAGCGTTTTATTCCAGCCGCTGTAAGCTTCGATCCTTTTGCCGTCAATACCTGGTTGTTCCTGGCAGGCATCGCCCTTCTCACTACCTTGCTGGCAGGGTTGTATCCCGCCCGGTTCCTGTCTTCCTATTTGCCCGTCATCACCTTAAAAGGCGCCGGCGCCGTAAGGGGCAGTGAAAAATGGTGGCTCCGCAAAGGGCTGATCGTTTTCCAGTTCACCATCTCCCTCCTCTTCATTATAGGTACGCTCGTCATTGGCAGGCAGATCCGTTTCATGCTCACCAAGGACCTGGGCTTTAAGTCTGATGCGGTTGTTTTATTTTCTACCAATGAAAGCCGCGACAGCCTGAACCGCGTGAAATTGCTGGAAGAGCAAATAAGACAATTGCCGGGCGTGGCCGGGGCTGCCAGGGAAAACATGCCGCCCATGGGGCTCGACCGCGGTGTTTTTACGATACAATACAAGGCGCTGGGCGAGGATAAAATACCCGTAGCTGCGGTGAAGGCTGATGAACATTTTATCCCTTTCTACCAGATCAGGTTGCTGGCCGGCCGTAATCTTTTGCCCAGCGACACGCTGAAGGAATTGGTCATCAATGAAAGCCTGGCCAGGCTGCTGGGCTTTAAAAAGCCAGCGCAGGCGCTGGGACAATCGCTCTATACCTGGAATAAGTTTGTACCCATCGTAGGCGTAGTGGCCGATTTTCACCAGGCATCCCTGCACGAACCGGTGAAGCCGATGGTGATTGCCGCTATTGCCTGTACTGATATGGCTGTGCGGCTGGATACGAAGAACATGCCGGCTGCACACACGCGGGCCATACTGGCGCGGATAGAGCGGAGGTGGAAAGAGTTTTATCCCAATACGCCTTTTGAATACGAATTCCTGGACGAGTCGCTGGCACAATTATACGAAAAGGAACAAACGACGGCCTGGCTGATGAATATCGCCACGGGGATTACCATTTTTATTTCCTGCATTGGCCTGTTGGGCCTCACCATGTTCACAGCCGAAAGAAGAACACGCGAGATCGGCATCCGCAAGGTGCTTGGCGCCAGCGTGCCGGATATTGTGGCGTTGCTCGGTAAAGATTTTATCCTGCTGGTCATCATAGCGCTCGTTATCGCATCACCCATTGCCTGGCTCTTCATGCAGCAATGGCTACAGGATTTTGCCTATCGCATTCCTGTAGGATGGGATATTTTCCTGGTGGCAGGTATGGCTATTCTTGGTATAACATTCCTCACCATTGGGTTTCAATCGCTCAAAGCAGCGCTGGCCAACCCGGTGAAGAGCTTACGCACGGAGTAG
- a CDS encoding ROK family protein yields the protein MSNIKEQLVAGIDIGGSHISVCMVDLELAALQHQYAVRAKVDPHGSAGEIIECWANAIEAGFAQVPVAEKYIGIAMPGPFDYEEGISYITGLHKFESLHGLNVKKMLADRLHIPVSHIKMVNDASAFLLGEVKGGAGKGYQNAAGITLGTGLGSAGFFNGVIQDGDCWCTPFKDARAEDYLCSRWFVQEYARVSGQSVEGVKDLIALYDKEEAVRALFNHFGQHLAEVLMMKYPPTLQEIVVIGGNIAKAWDYFMPAAMERFKQYNVAMNLQPAVLGENAAIAGAAFLWKL from the coding sequence ATGAGCAATATCAAAGAGCAGCTGGTAGCGGGGATCGATATTGGCGGATCGCATATCAGTGTATGCATGGTGGATCTTGAATTGGCAGCACTACAGCATCAATACGCCGTGCGGGCAAAAGTGGATCCACATGGCAGTGCCGGGGAGATCATAGAATGCTGGGCGAATGCTATTGAAGCCGGTTTTGCACAGGTCCCTGTTGCAGAAAAATACATTGGTATAGCGATGCCCGGGCCTTTTGATTATGAGGAAGGGATCAGTTATATCACCGGTCTGCATAAGTTTGAATCCCTGCATGGACTGAATGTAAAAAAGATGCTGGCCGACAGGCTGCACATCCCCGTAAGCCATATTAAAATGGTGAATGACGCCAGTGCTTTTTTATTGGGAGAAGTAAAAGGCGGCGCGGGCAAAGGGTATCAAAATGCAGCTGGTATAACATTGGGTACGGGTTTGGGCTCAGCTGGTTTTTTTAATGGCGTGATACAGGACGGCGATTGCTGGTGTACGCCATTTAAGGACGCGCGGGCGGAGGATTATCTCTGTTCCCGTTGGTTTGTGCAGGAGTATGCCCGCGTATCGGGTCAATCAGTGGAGGGGGTGAAAGACCTGATTGCGTTGTATGACAAGGAGGAGGCTGTAAGAGCGTTGTTCAACCACTTCGGTCAACACCTGGCGGAGGTATTGATGATGAAATATCCCCCCACGCTGCAGGAGATCGTGGTCATTGGCGGCAATATTGCCAAGGCCTGGGATTATTTTATGCCTGCCGCCATGGAGCGGTTTAAACAATACAATGTAGCCATGAATTTGCAACCGGCTGTGCTTGGCGAAAATGCGGCCATCGCCGGTGCTGCCTTCCTGTGGAAATTATGA
- a CDS encoding GH92 family glycosyl hydrolase, protein MKFCLVIALSLLIGGSALAGPGNIAPAATVTASTSLNKQFDASHVVDGVIGVEGKGEWACEGVTTDWGYIRFPWIQLTWKTPQTINRIVLYDRPSLKDNIAGGRLEFSDGSKIWVNELPKNGLGKAIRFADKTVSWVKFVTTDGTGSDLGFSEIEVFPSPVQANDYVSWVDPYIETNRGRYFFFITGNRPFGMIGAAPHTRNKNQNGGGYNYNEKEILGFGQIHCWMLSGIEVMPAAPDVNPALGEQGWKSTFSHDDEIVQPGYQRVYLQQPKTWVELTSTDRVSFYRFTWTEAMSARILTNLGGYLSNSTMANAVVKKNSNTEFEGSFSSVKRYWGGPKDVKMFFVIRFDKACHSLDAWKGQQQLQNINAIQGDSVGLAAQFNVQAGDQVQMKIGFSYTSIENARKNLQAECNGWDFEAVKKESQDIWNQWLGKMDVKGGTPEQKIKFYTDLWHVLLGRHKINDVSGDYPDRTEGKRNGNFTDAVFKIKTVPKNADGSLRFNMYNSDAWWLTQWNLNVLWGLAWPEVQDEMSASMIEYANNGYLLPRGPSGGGYSYIMTSCPATNLIVSTYMKGLLTKADPQHAFKIIKQNHLPGGMMGSAKDIEFYTKKGWWPGNAGITIEAGFQDWGLAQMAKKMGKKKDYDFFSKRAGGWKYCYDSTQKLLFPKDRNGQFMHHNPLSGEGWVEANAWQGTWGVSHDIAALAHMMGGNDTLCSKLNYAFEKASASDFVFGYTEGYVSYANQPGCSNAHVFNHAGKPWLSQYWVRRVQAQAYGGITPDLGYGGHDEDQGQMGGVSALMAIGLFGLTGNESTTPVYDITSPIFDEVTIQLDNRYYKGKQFVIRTHNNSTANCYIQQATLNGAPLNTCWFTHEAYANGGVLELWMGKEPNKAWGVQP, encoded by the coding sequence ATGAAATTTTGTTTGGTTATAGCGTTATCATTATTGATAGGAGGGAGCGCCCTGGCTGGTCCGGGTAATATAGCGCCTGCAGCTACCGTGACGGCTTCTACTTCCTTGAATAAACAATTTGATGCCTCGCATGTGGTGGATGGTGTGATCGGCGTGGAGGGAAAAGGCGAATGGGCCTGCGAAGGCGTGACTACCGATTGGGGATATATCCGTTTTCCCTGGATACAACTGACCTGGAAAACGCCGCAGACGATCAACAGGATCGTGTTGTATGACCGTCCTTCCTTAAAAGATAATATTGCCGGTGGCCGGCTGGAGTTCTCTGATGGCAGTAAAATTTGGGTGAATGAATTACCCAAAAACGGACTTGGCAAAGCCATTCGTTTTGCAGACAAGACGGTCTCCTGGGTAAAATTTGTGACTACCGATGGTACGGGCAGCGACCTGGGCTTTTCTGAGATCGAGGTTTTTCCTTCCCCCGTACAGGCCAATGATTATGTATCATGGGTTGATCCCTATATCGAGACCAACCGCGGCCGTTACTTCTTTTTTATTACCGGCAATCGTCCTTTCGGCATGATTGGTGCGGCGCCGCATACCCGCAATAAAAATCAGAATGGCGGTGGTTATAATTACAACGAAAAAGAGATACTGGGATTTGGTCAGATCCATTGCTGGATGTTGTCGGGTATTGAAGTGATGCCTGCTGCACCGGATGTTAACCCTGCACTGGGTGAGCAGGGTTGGAAATCGACTTTTAGCCATGATGATGAGATTGTACAGCCGGGTTACCAGCGCGTATACCTGCAACAGCCGAAAACCTGGGTGGAGCTGACTTCCACTGACCGGGTGAGTTTTTATCGCTTCACCTGGACGGAAGCAATGTCCGCGCGCATCCTGACCAACCTGGGCGGCTACCTCAGCAATAGCACCATGGCCAACGCTGTGGTGAAAAAGAACAGCAATACCGAATTTGAAGGTAGCTTTAGTTCAGTAAAACGGTACTGGGGCGGTCCCAAGGATGTGAAGATGTTTTTTGTGATCCGGTTTGATAAGGCCTGTCATTCATTGGATGCCTGGAAAGGCCAACAACAACTACAAAATATCAATGCCATACAGGGCGATAGTGTAGGGCTGGCTGCGCAATTCAATGTGCAGGCGGGTGACCAGGTGCAGATGAAGATCGGCTTTTCTTATACCAGCATTGAGAATGCCCGTAAGAATTTACAGGCTGAATGCAATGGCTGGGATTTTGAGGCGGTGAAAAAGGAATCACAGGACATCTGGAACCAATGGTTGGGTAAGATGGACGTGAAGGGGGGAACTCCCGAACAGAAAATTAAATTCTACACCGACCTCTGGCATGTATTGCTGGGCCGTCATAAGATCAACGATGTGTCGGGCGATTACCCCGATCGTACCGAAGGCAAGCGCAATGGGAACTTTACCGATGCTGTCTTTAAAATTAAAACAGTACCTAAAAATGCAGATGGCAGTCTGCGGTTCAATATGTACAACTCCGATGCCTGGTGGCTTACCCAATGGAACCTGAATGTATTGTGGGGCCTTGCCTGGCCGGAGGTGCAGGATGAAATGTCGGCCTCCATGATCGAGTATGCCAACAATGGCTACCTGTTGCCACGCGGTCCCTCGGGTGGTGGTTATTCTTATATCATGACGAGCTGCCCGGCTACCAACCTGATCGTAAGTACCTATATGAAAGGATTGCTTACCAAGGCCGATCCTCAGCACGCGTTTAAGATCATCAAACAAAATCATTTACCGGGTGGCATGATGGGCAGTGCGAAGGATATTGAATTCTACACCAAAAAAGGTTGGTGGCCCGGCAATGCAGGCATCACCATTGAAGCGGGTTTCCAGGATTGGGGCCTTGCACAGATGGCTAAGAAAATGGGGAAGAAAAAAGACTATGATTTCTTTTCTAAAAGAGCCGGTGGCTGGAAATATTGTTACGATAGCACCCAGAAATTATTATTTCCCAAAGACCGGAACGGACAATTCATGCATCACAACCCATTGAGTGGGGAGGGATGGGTAGAAGCCAATGCCTGGCAGGGCACCTGGGGCGTATCCCACGATATTGCAGCGCTGGCCCACATGATGGGCGGCAATGATACCCTGTGCAGTAAACTCAATTACGCTTTTGAAAAAGCATCGGCCAGTGATTTTGTATTTGGGTATACCGAAGGATATGTGAGTTATGCCAACCAGCCCGGCTGTTCCAATGCGCATGTGTTCAATCATGCCGGCAAACCCTGGCTTTCGCAATACTGGGTGCGGCGCGTGCAGGCCCAGGCTTATGGTGGCATTACCCCCGACCTGGGTTATGGCGGTCATGATGAGGACCAGGGGCAGATGGGCGGCGTGAGCGCCCTCATGGCCATTGGTTTGTTTGGATTGACAGGCAATGAATCGACCACACCCGTCTATGATATTACATCCCCCATCTTTGATGAAGTGACCATACAACTCGATAACCGGTATTATAAAGGAAAACAGTTCGTGATCAGGACACATAATAATTCCACCGCCAATTGTTATATCCAGCAGGCAACCCTGAATGGAGCGCCGCTCAATACCTGTTGGTTCACCCATGAAGCCTATGCCAATGGAGGTGTATTGGAATTGTGGATGGGCAAGGAGCCTAATAAAGCATGGGGGGTACAGCCATGA